Proteins found in one Bacillus subtilis subsp. subtilis str. 168 genomic segment:
- the fbpA gene encoding regulator of iron homeostasis (Evidence 1a: Function from experimental evidences in the studied strain; PubMedId: 18697947; Product type r: regulator), which yields MTPQSAEIRKKQLIHLLIQNGIYKKSKRHLYELSLTELESEYKHVRRAPEHAEA from the coding sequence ATGACACCTCAGTCTGCAGAAATCAGAAAAAAACAGCTCATTCATCTGTTAATACAGAATGGTATATACAAAAAGTCAAAGCGTCATCTGTATGAATTGTCGCTGACGGAGTTAGAAAGTGAATACAAACATGTCAGGAGGGCGCCGGAGCATGCCGAAGCGTAA
- the ydbM gene encoding putative acyl-CoA dehydrogenase (Evidence 3: Putative function from multiple computational evidences; PubMedId: 12193636, 16513748, 22720735; Product type e: enzyme), with protein sequence MSLFIQNDQQRQWMEKIGRIADEFQQTAAEDDEQGRFPAEKIQKLRDAGYTALTLPASHGGGGISVYDMLLFQERLARGDAPTALSIGWHLSVIGELGEGNSWDEDVFAFVAKEVQNGAVINRAATEAKTGSPTRGGRPGTHAVKKDGKWAVNGRKTFTTMSQALDYFLVTAWIEDKQTTGVFLIHKDDPGLSIEETWDMMAMRATGSHDLVLNEVMLDENKLVELLQGPRGAKPNGWLLHIPAIYLGVAQAARDYAVQFASEYSPNSLNGPIKNVPAVQQRTGEMELELLNARHFLFHIAQLYDDPVRRPHLTSELGAAKHIVTNAALSVVDKAMRIVGAKSLERTNPLQRYYRDVRAGLHNPPMDDAVIHKLAAEAFES encoded by the coding sequence ATGTCATTATTTATACAAAACGATCAACAGCGGCAATGGATGGAGAAAATCGGACGGATTGCGGATGAATTTCAGCAAACAGCTGCTGAAGATGACGAACAGGGACGTTTTCCTGCAGAGAAAATACAAAAACTGCGTGATGCTGGGTATACAGCATTAACATTGCCGGCATCTCATGGCGGAGGGGGCATTTCTGTTTACGATATGCTCTTGTTTCAAGAACGGCTTGCACGGGGAGATGCTCCGACGGCTCTTAGCATCGGCTGGCATTTGAGCGTGATCGGGGAGCTTGGAGAAGGCAACAGCTGGGATGAAGACGTATTTGCATTTGTTGCCAAGGAAGTCCAAAACGGAGCCGTCATTAACAGGGCGGCGACTGAAGCGAAAACCGGAAGCCCGACAAGAGGAGGGCGTCCCGGTACACACGCCGTCAAAAAGGATGGCAAATGGGCAGTGAACGGGAGAAAAACCTTTACGACGATGTCACAAGCTCTGGATTATTTTTTAGTAACCGCATGGATTGAGGACAAACAAACAACAGGCGTGTTTCTCATTCATAAAGATGATCCCGGCTTGTCGATTGAAGAAACGTGGGATATGATGGCGATGCGGGCGACTGGGAGCCATGACCTTGTACTGAACGAAGTAATGCTTGATGAGAATAAGCTGGTGGAACTGCTTCAAGGGCCTCGTGGAGCTAAGCCGAATGGCTGGCTGCTTCACATTCCTGCGATTTATCTTGGTGTGGCTCAAGCTGCTCGTGACTATGCAGTGCAATTTGCATCTGAGTATTCTCCAAACAGCTTGAATGGACCGATCAAGAATGTCCCGGCCGTACAGCAAAGAACAGGCGAAATGGAGCTTGAACTGCTCAATGCCAGACACTTTCTTTTCCATATCGCTCAATTGTATGACGATCCGGTGCGGCGTCCACACTTGACCAGCGAGCTCGGTGCGGCGAAACATATCGTCACAAACGCTGCGCTGTCTGTTGTTGATAAAGCGATGAGAATTGTCGGGGCCAAAAGCCTGGAACGAACCAACCCGCTTCAGCGCTATTACCGTGATGTGCGCGCCGGTCTTCACAACCCGCCGATGGATGACGCCGTGATACACAAGCTGGCAGCTGAAGCGTTTGAGTCATAA
- the ydbO gene encoding putative cation efflux system (Evidence 3: Putative function from multiple computational evidences; Product type t: transporter), with protein sequence MERTENLKKGEKGALLNIFAYVILAVVKLVIGILYHSEALRADGLNNGTDIVASVAVLIGLRISQRPADSDHPYGHYRAETISSLVASFIMMAVGIEVLIGGGKAIAGGTTETPNLIAAWTALGSAVFMYGIYLYNKRLAASIKSSALMAAAKDSRSDAFVSAGAFIGVFSSQLKLPWVDPVTAFIIGIIICKTAWDIFKDASHSLTDGFHLKDLEPYKQTVGRIENVHRLKDVKARYLGSTVHIEMVITVDPKLTVEEGHGVADEVEDKIKHEHDVTHVHVHVEPDDIK encoded by the coding sequence ATGGAGCGGACAGAAAATCTGAAAAAGGGAGAAAAAGGGGCGCTCCTCAATATTTTTGCATATGTCATCCTTGCTGTTGTAAAGCTAGTTATCGGGATTCTATATCATTCTGAAGCGCTGAGAGCAGACGGGTTAAATAATGGAACAGATATTGTTGCGTCAGTAGCAGTGCTGATAGGATTGCGGATTTCTCAAAGACCGGCTGACAGCGATCATCCATACGGCCATTATCGGGCTGAAACAATTTCGTCTCTTGTTGCGTCTTTTATTATGATGGCAGTCGGCATTGAAGTGTTAATCGGCGGAGGAAAAGCGATTGCGGGCGGCACAACGGAAACGCCAAATCTTATCGCGGCATGGACGGCGTTAGGCAGTGCTGTGTTTATGTATGGCATCTATTTATATAACAAAAGGCTGGCAGCGTCCATTAAAAGCTCTGCCCTGATGGCAGCGGCAAAGGACAGCAGGTCAGACGCTTTTGTAAGTGCCGGCGCGTTTATCGGTGTTTTTTCGTCCCAGCTGAAGCTGCCGTGGGTTGATCCGGTAACGGCTTTTATCATCGGCATCATCATTTGCAAAACTGCGTGGGATATCTTTAAAGACGCTTCACATTCCTTAACAGACGGCTTCCATTTAAAAGATCTTGAGCCTTACAAACAGACCGTCGGCAGGATCGAAAATGTGCATCGCCTAAAGGATGTGAAAGCGAGGTATTTAGGCAGTACAGTTCATATCGAGATGGTGATTACGGTTGATCCGAAGCTTACAGTAGAAGAAGGCCATGGAGTGGCGGATGAAGTAGAAGACAAAATAAAACATGAACACGATGTCACTCATGTTCATGTTCATGTAGAGCCTGACGACATAAAATAA
- the ydbP gene encoding putative thioredoxin or thiol-disulfide isomerase (Evidence 3: Putative function from multiple computational evidences; PubMedId: 10482513; Product type e: enzyme), which yields MKKITTNEQFNELIQSDKEIIVKFYADWCPDCTRMNMFIGDILEEYNQNDWYELNKDELPDLAEKYQVMGIPSLLIFKNGEKTAHLHSANAKTPEEVTEFLSEHIS from the coding sequence ATGAAAAAAATCACAACAAACGAACAATTTAATGAACTGATTCAATCTGATAAAGAAATCATTGTAAAGTTTTATGCTGATTGGTGCCCAGACTGCACACGCATGAATATGTTCATCGGCGATATTTTGGAAGAATACAACCAAAACGACTGGTATGAGCTGAATAAGGACGAGCTTCCTGACCTGGCTGAAAAATACCAAGTAATGGGCATTCCCAGCCTGCTTATTTTCAAGAACGGTGAAAAAACAGCTCACCTTCACAGCGCCAATGCCAAAACGCCTGAAGAAGTGACTGAATTTTTATCTGAACATATAAGCTAA
- the fbpB gene encoding regulator of iron homeostasis (Evidence 1a: Function from experimental evidences in the studied strain; PubMedId: 12354229, 16428414, 18697947, 22427629; Product type r: regulator) has product MNTNMSGGRRSMPKRKVKTYQQLIQENKEAIMGNPKLMNVIYDRIDRKHQKNLQEQNNT; this is encoded by the coding sequence GTGAATACAAACATGTCAGGAGGGCGCCGGAGCATGCCGAAGCGTAAAGTGAAAACTTACCAACAGCTGATCCAGGAAAACAAAGAGGCGATTATGGGCAATCCAAAGCTGATGAACGTTATTTATGACAGGATCGACCGCAAGCATCAAAAAAATCTGCAAGAGCAAAACAATACATAA
- the ydbL gene encoding putative glyco-prenyl flippase subunit (Evidence 3: Putative function from multiple computational evidences; PubMedId: 17928292; Product type t: transporter) — protein sequence MRNFITALPIVLLLGFSFVSFMFQFEHLVYFRLALGLFSLVGLYMIYKMKTGIRYFIIYLYASWIVLAAVTAFEEPIFSSFFFGGLVMTMGYLTYMLIYLGMKQDRDANPV from the coding sequence TTGAGGAACTTTATTACCGCTTTACCGATCGTATTGCTGCTTGGATTCTCATTTGTGTCATTCATGTTTCAGTTTGAACATCTTGTTTATTTCAGGCTCGCGCTTGGGTTGTTTTCTCTCGTGGGACTGTACATGATATATAAAATGAAGACGGGCATCCGCTATTTTATCATCTATCTGTATGCCAGCTGGATTGTGTTGGCCGCAGTGACCGCTTTTGAAGAGCCGATTTTCTCAAGCTTTTTCTTTGGCGGCCTGGTGATGACGATGGGTTACCTGACATATATGCTGATTTATCTCGGCATGAAACAAGACCGGGATGCAAATCCTGTGTAA